One region of Gemmatimonadaceae bacterium genomic DNA includes:
- a CDS encoding DUF1592 domain-containing protein has product MANSLSPSLVSSQSSTRLSPWRATTTYASHAVNTPAAPRSANSVIGARGISTTALTEVVQKYCVNCHSPTMRRGNLNLKSFVVDSATEDGEVTEKIIRKMRAQMMPPPGSRKPAGDTLLALTETLEKVMDGAPINPGNRTFQRLNRAEYERVVRDLFGLQINAGDWLPLDTKSANFDNISDVQSLSPMLLDGYLNAAASISRMAIGDRSAGAVQALYKTSPFGSQHPWDHVEGTPYGTRGGMVFTNNFSADGEYQFRLNVGGGVGRPIEDLDVSVDGVRVALLHYDRGVSRNGESADLPAGADYISTEPIRIKAGQRKVSVAFVRQAEGPYEDLIKPHDWSRASGGTGSAGTTEPPPLMEVLITGPKNVTGLSSSPSRDRIFTCHPTAKAAQRACADQILSRLAARAYRRPVTARDRESLMKFYDQAAADGSSDGFETGVRMGVQAMLASPYFVFRFEKEPANAAEGTDFRINDFELASRLSFFLWSTIPDERLQSLAERKRLSDPAVFNAEVKRMLADPRAEAMSTRFAAQWLRLQDLEKVHPDAFLFPDFNSALAESMQRETELFFQDIVRNDRNILSMFTADSTYVNERLAKHYGIPNVAGPQFRKVAYADAARRGLLGHGSVLVQTSLGNRTSPVLRGKWVMEVLLGTPPPAPPPNVPDLEQTAGAKDGKQLTTRERMEMHRANPACKSCHLFMDPIGLALDNFDVTGKLRYRENGALLDTRGELYDGTQLLTTADLTKALLARPIPLVRNFTENLMAYALGRRVEAYDQTTVRAISRDAAAKDYRFSTFVMGVVNSKAFRSKRAEPVSADASHN; this is encoded by the coding sequence ATGGCGAACTCGCTTTCGCCGAGTCTGGTCTCATCGCAATCGTCGACGCGACTGTCGCCGTGGCGTGCGACCACGACGTATGCGAGTCATGCGGTGAACACACCCGCCGCTCCCCGATCGGCCAACTCCGTCATTGGTGCGCGCGGTATCAGCACGACGGCGCTCACTGAGGTGGTGCAGAAGTACTGCGTGAACTGTCACAGCCCCACGATGCGCCGCGGCAATCTCAACCTGAAGAGCTTTGTCGTCGACAGCGCGACTGAAGACGGCGAGGTCACGGAAAAGATCATCCGCAAGATGCGCGCGCAGATGATGCCGCCGCCAGGTTCCCGGAAGCCCGCCGGTGACACGCTGCTTGCGCTGACGGAAACGCTCGAGAAAGTCATGGACGGGGCGCCCATCAATCCGGGCAACCGCACGTTCCAGCGACTCAATCGCGCCGAATACGAGCGGGTGGTGCGAGATCTCTTCGGTTTGCAAATCAACGCCGGCGATTGGCTGCCGCTCGATACCAAGAGCGCCAACTTCGACAACATTTCCGACGTGCAATCGCTGTCGCCGATGCTGCTGGACGGGTATCTCAATGCGGCCGCCTCCATCAGTCGCATGGCGATCGGTGACCGTTCCGCCGGCGCGGTACAGGCGCTGTACAAGACGTCTCCGTTTGGTTCGCAGCATCCGTGGGATCATGTGGAAGGCACCCCCTACGGCACGCGTGGTGGCATGGTGTTCACCAACAACTTCTCGGCCGATGGTGAATACCAGTTCCGCCTGAACGTGGGTGGTGGCGTGGGTCGCCCTATCGAGGATCTTGACGTGTCGGTAGACGGCGTGCGGGTCGCGCTGCTGCATTATGACCGCGGCGTATCCCGCAATGGCGAGTCGGCCGACTTGCCCGCTGGCGCCGACTATATCAGTACGGAGCCCATCCGCATCAAGGCGGGACAGCGCAAGGTGTCGGTGGCGTTCGTGCGCCAGGCGGAAGGGCCCTATGAGGATCTGATCAAGCCACACGATTGGTCGCGCGCGTCGGGTGGCACCGGTTCCGCCGGCACCACCGAACCGCCGCCGCTGATGGAGGTGTTGATCACCGGCCCGAAGAATGTCACCGGATTGTCCAGTTCCCCCAGCCGTGATCGCATCTTCACCTGCCATCCCACCGCGAAGGCCGCCCAGCGTGCCTGCGCCGATCAGATCCTGTCGCGTCTGGCGGCTCGCGCGTATCGCCGCCCGGTGACCGCCCGCGACCGGGAGAGCTTGATGAAGTTCTACGATCAAGCGGCGGCCGATGGATCATCCGATGGTTTCGAGACCGGCGTCCGCATGGGTGTCCAGGCGATGCTGGCCAGTCCGTACTTCGTGTTCCGGTTTGAGAAGGAGCCGGCGAATGCCGCGGAAGGAACGGATTTCCGCATCAACGATTTCGAACTCGCTTCCCGCCTCTCGTTCTTCCTGTGGAGCACCATCCCCGACGAGCGCCTGCAGTCACTCGCAGAGCGCAAGCGCCTGTCCGATCCCGCCGTGTTCAACGCCGAAGTCAAGCGCATGCTCGCCGATCCGCGCGCTGAAGCGATGTCCACCCGGTTCGCGGCGCAGTGGTTGCGGTTGCAGGATCTTGAAAAGGTGCATCCGGATGCCTTCCTGTTCCCCGACTTCAATTCGGCGTTGGCCGAGTCCATGCAGCGGGAAACGGAACTGTTCTTCCAGGATATTGTGCGGAACGATCGCAACATCCTGAGCATGTTCACCGCCGATTCGACGTATGTGAACGAGCGGTTGGCGAAGCACTATGGGATTCCGAATGTCGCCGGCCCGCAATTCCGCAAGGTGGCGTACGCCGATGCGGCGCGCCGCGGCTTGCTGGGGCACGGCAGCGTGCTGGTGCAGACGTCGCTGGGCAATCGCACGTCGCCGGTGTTGCGCGGCAAGTGGGTAATGGAGGTGCTGCTGGGCACGCCGCCGCCCGCGCCACCGCCAAACGTGCCCGATCTGGAGCAGACGGCTGGTGCGAAGGACGGCAAGCAGCTGACCACGCGCGAGCGCATGGAGATGCACCGCGCCAATCCCGCCTGCAAGAGCTGTCATCTATTCATGGATCCGATCGGGCTGGCGCTCGACAACTTCGATGTGACCGGCAAGCTGCGCTATCGCGAGAACGGCGCGCTGCTGGACACCCGCGGCGAGTTGTACGACGGCACGCAACTGCTCACCACCGCCGACCTGACCAAGGCGTTGCTGGCGCGGCCGATTCCGCTGGTGCGCAATTTCACGGAGAACTTGATGGCGTACGCGCTGGGTCGTCGTGTCGAGGCGTATGATCAAACCACGGTCCGCGCGATCTCGCGTGATGCCGCGGCCAAAGACTACCGGTTTTCGACGTTTGTGATGGGCGTGGTGAACAGCAAGGCCTTCCGTAGCAAGCGCGCTGAGCCGGTGTCGGCTGACGCGTCTCACAACTGA
- a CDS encoding beta-lactamase family protein: MRLHLTVFALPVLTMAALPAPVRAQPPSGWDAFASEFRSYVASDGIVGASVLVMRDGRISARLDVGDQDRSAHRPVTDQTIFHWGSITKTLTAIAIMQLRDRGKLSLDDKIVRFVPELRQLHDPFGALDSITIRMLLSHSAGFRNGTWPYGDGKPWEPFEPTSWNQLVAMMPYQELLFRPGSRYSYSNPAFVYLARVVEQLSGDPWDAYVQKNIFAPLGMHHSYFRTTPYYLAAFRSHNFAVQRDSASGAIRTVDNGADFDPGITTPNGGWNAPLSDLAIYSAFLTNIQNGSSQTNYHHVLSRSSLEEMWKPVVPMAAGYEAAADQHMGLSFFVKGAGDHRIIGHTGSQAGFRAFFYFNPVTSATVIAVFNTTNTAAPAEASYRHMHEAAQRLIR, translated from the coding sequence ATGCGCCTTCACCTCACCGTATTCGCCCTTCCGGTCTTGACCATGGCGGCTCTCCCCGCGCCGGTTCGCGCGCAGCCCCCCTCCGGGTGGGACGCGTTCGCGAGTGAATTCCGCAGTTACGTCGCCAGCGACGGCATTGTCGGCGCCAGCGTGTTGGTCATGCGCGATGGTCGCATCAGCGCCCGCCTCGACGTCGGCGACCAGGATCGGTCGGCGCACCGGCCGGTGACCGACCAGACCATTTTTCACTGGGGCTCGATCACCAAGACCCTCACGGCTATTGCGATCATGCAACTGCGTGATCGGGGCAAGCTGTCACTCGACGACAAGATCGTACGCTTCGTACCCGAACTACGACAATTACATGACCCGTTCGGTGCACTTGACAGTATTACCATCCGCATGCTGCTGTCGCATTCGGCGGGTTTTCGAAATGGCACGTGGCCATACGGTGACGGCAAGCCCTGGGAGCCGTTCGAGCCGACGTCATGGAATCAATTGGTAGCCATGATGCCATACCAGGAACTGCTGTTTCGCCCCGGCTCGCGATACAGCTACTCCAACCCGGCCTTCGTATACCTGGCGCGCGTGGTGGAACAGCTGTCGGGAGACCCTTGGGATGCCTACGTGCAGAAGAACATCTTCGCCCCCTTGGGCATGCACCACAGCTACTTTCGCACCACCCCGTACTATCTGGCCGCCTTTCGGTCACACAACTTCGCCGTCCAGCGGGACAGCGCCTCAGGCGCCATCCGCACGGTGGATAACGGCGCCGATTTCGACCCCGGTATCACCACACCGAACGGTGGCTGGAACGCTCCACTGAGCGACCTGGCTATTTACTCTGCTTTTCTGACGAATATCCAGAATGGTAGTTCTCAAACGAACTACCATCACGTGCTATCGCGCAGCAGCCTCGAAGAGATGTGGAAGCCCGTGGTTCCCATGGCGGCTGGCTACGAGGCGGCGGCCGACCAGCATATGGGATTGTCGTTCTTTGTGAAGGGCGCTGGCGATCACCGAATCATCGGCCACACAGGGTCCCAGGCCGGGTTCCGGGCGTTCTTTTACTTCAACCCGGTCACCAGCGCCACCGTGATCGCCGTGTTCAACACCACCAACACTGCGGCCCCGGCCGAAGCGTCATACCGCCACATGCACGAAGCCGCGCAGAGGTTGATCAGGTAG
- a CDS encoding 2-dehydropantoate 2-reductase has product MRIAIVGVGGVGGAFGARLAHAGHEVTFIARGATLAALRSSGLILESVDGDLHLPSVSATDDPSTVGPVDVVLVCVKSTQIEAIAPKLRPLIGPGTAVIPLQNGVEASALLAAVLGDGHVLEGLARLIAEQSAPGRISHTAVTPVMEFGARSATPANAPARAQIAPFAAALEEAGLHAVTPEHMDLALWEKFLFIDPFGTVGAATRVPIGVMRSVPETRALLDACVREVRAIGIGAGVALGDDAEARTWKRYDTLPPDSTASMQRDIMAQRPSELERQTGAVIRLGKQHGVPTPVHDVLYAVLRPSTMRPT; this is encoded by the coding sequence ATGCGAATCGCAATTGTCGGTGTTGGCGGCGTGGGTGGCGCGTTCGGCGCACGCCTCGCGCACGCGGGTCACGAGGTTACGTTCATCGCGCGCGGCGCCACGCTGGCGGCCCTGCGTTCCTCGGGACTCATCCTTGAGAGCGTGGATGGGGATCTCCACCTGCCCAGCGTGTCGGCCACCGATGACCCGTCCACCGTTGGCCCGGTGGATGTGGTGCTGGTGTGCGTGAAATCCACGCAGATCGAGGCCATCGCGCCCAAACTGCGTCCCCTGATTGGGCCGGGCACGGCGGTCATCCCGTTACAAAACGGTGTCGAGGCCAGCGCGCTTCTCGCGGCGGTGCTGGGCGATGGACATGTACTGGAGGGACTGGCGCGACTTATCGCCGAGCAGTCGGCACCCGGTCGCATCTCCCACACGGCGGTGACGCCAGTGATGGAGTTTGGCGCACGCAGCGCTACGCCCGCCAATGCGCCAGCGCGGGCGCAAATCGCGCCGTTCGCCGCCGCGCTTGAGGAAGCTGGTCTGCACGCCGTCACGCCGGAGCACATGGACCTGGCGCTCTGGGAGAAGTTCTTGTTCATCGATCCGTTCGGCACCGTGGGAGCGGCCACCCGCGTGCCCATTGGTGTGATGCGCTCGGTGCCGGAGACCCGCGCGCTTTTGGACGCGTGCGTGCGCGAGGTCCGCGCCATCGGCATCGGGGCGGGCGTGGCCTTGGGTGACGACGCAGAGGCGCGCACCTGGAAACGCTACGACACGTTGCCCCCGGACAGCACGGCGTCGATGCAGCGCGACATCATGGCCCAACGGCCCTCGGAGCTGGAGCGGCAGACTGGAGCCGTAATTCGGCTTGGAAAGCAACACGGGGTCCCGACGCCGGTGCATGACGTTCTGTACGCGGTGCTGCGGCCCTCCACCATGCGACCTACCTGA
- the argG gene encoding argininosuccinate synthase produces MANILQNLPVGEKVGIAFSGGLDTSAALHWMRAKGAVPYAYTANLGQPDETDYDEIPRKAMGYGAEKARLIECRAQLVAEGLAALQCGAFHITTAGQTYFNTTPLGRAVTGTMLVAAMREDDVNIWGDGSTFKGNDIERFYRYGLLTNPNLRVYKPWLDQQFIDELGGRTEMSEYLIANGFDYKMSTEKAYSTDSNILGATHEAKDLEFLNKGMMIVQPIMGVAAWRDDVAVARETVSIRFDEGMPVALNGQTFASALDLFMEANAIGGRHGLGMSDQIENRIIEAKSRGIYEAPGLALLYIAYERLVTGIHNEDTIEQYRTNGRRLGRLLYQGRWLDSQSLMLRDSAQRWVARAITGEVTVELRRGNDYTIMDTSSANLTYKPERLTMERGEAFFTPLDRIGQLTMRNLDIMDTREKLMLYTETGLLKAGGGSGVPQLPSGD; encoded by the coding sequence ATGGCCAACATCCTCCAGAATCTCCCCGTCGGCGAAAAAGTCGGCATCGCGTTTTCCGGCGGTTTGGACACCAGCGCCGCCCTGCATTGGATGCGGGCGAAAGGCGCGGTGCCATACGCCTACACCGCCAATCTTGGTCAGCCCGACGAGACGGACTACGACGAGATCCCGCGCAAGGCGATGGGTTATGGCGCCGAGAAGGCCCGATTGATTGAATGTCGCGCGCAGCTGGTGGCCGAGGGACTGGCCGCGCTGCAGTGCGGCGCCTTTCACATCACCACAGCGGGCCAGACATACTTCAATACCACGCCGCTGGGTCGCGCCGTTACCGGCACCATGCTGGTGGCCGCCATGCGCGAAGACGACGTGAACATCTGGGGCGATGGCAGCACGTTCAAGGGCAATGATATCGAACGGTTCTACCGCTACGGACTGCTCACGAATCCCAACTTGCGTGTGTACAAGCCGTGGCTGGACCAGCAGTTCATCGACGAGCTGGGCGGTCGCACGGAAATGTCGGAGTACCTGATTGCGAACGGTTTCGACTACAAGATGAGCACGGAGAAGGCGTACAGCACCGACTCCAATATCCTGGGCGCAACGCACGAAGCGAAAGACCTGGAGTTCCTGAACAAGGGCATGATGATCGTGCAGCCCATCATGGGCGTCGCGGCATGGCGCGATGACGTTGCGGTGGCGCGCGAAACGGTGTCCATCCGTTTTGACGAAGGGATGCCGGTGGCGCTCAACGGCCAGACGTTTGCGTCGGCGCTGGACCTGTTCATGGAAGCGAACGCCATTGGTGGTCGACATGGACTGGGGATGTCGGACCAGATCGAGAATCGCATTATCGAAGCAAAGAGCCGCGGCATTTACGAAGCGCCGGGGCTGGCGCTGCTGTACATCGCTTACGAACGACTGGTCACGGGCATCCACAACGAAGACACGATTGAGCAGTACCGCACGAACGGTCGTCGGCTGGGTCGACTGCTGTACCAGGGTCGCTGGCTTGATTCGCAGTCCCTGATGCTGCGTGACTCGGCGCAGCGCTGGGTGGCGCGCGCGATCACTGGTGAGGTCACTGTGGAACTGCGTCGTGGTAATGACTACACGATCATGGATACGTCGAGTGCGAATCTCACGTACAAGCCGGAGCGTCTGACGATGGAACGGGGGGAGGCGTTTTTTACGCCGCTCGATCGCATTGGGCAGCTGACGATGCGGAACCTCGACATCATGGACACGCGCGAGAAGCTGATGCTGTACACGGAGACGGGGTTGCTGAAGGCGGGAGGAGGGAGCGGGGTGCCCCAACTGCCGTCTGGGGACTGA
- a CDS encoding thymidylate synthase — translation MIQYQQLLRLVLDQGTFKPDRTGTGTYAVFGAQARYPLADGFPMVTTKKLHLKSIIYELLWFLKGDTNIKYLTDHGVSIWNEWADAQGNLGRVYGAQWSDWRTADGRSINQIDKVIQQIRTKPDSRRHIVTAWNPGEVDDMALPPCHAMFQFFVQDGTLSCQLYQRSADLFLGVPFNIASYALLTMMVAQVTGLTPGTFVHTFGDLHLYSNHLEQARLQLGRAPRALPQMHINPAVTNIHDFVFEDFALVGYDPHPAISAPIAV, via the coding sequence ATGATCCAGTATCAGCAGCTGTTACGCCTCGTCCTCGATCAGGGCACCTTCAAGCCCGATCGCACCGGCACCGGCACGTACGCCGTGTTCGGCGCGCAGGCCCGCTATCCGCTGGCCGACGGCTTTCCGATGGTCACCACCAAGAAGCTCCATCTCAAGTCCATCATCTACGAGCTGCTGTGGTTTTTGAAGGGTGACACGAACATCAAGTACCTCACCGATCACGGGGTGAGCATCTGGAACGAGTGGGCCGACGCCCAGGGGAACCTGGGTCGTGTGTACGGCGCGCAGTGGAGTGACTGGCGCACCGCCGACGGTCGCTCCATCAATCAGATCGACAAGGTCATCCAGCAGATTCGCACCAAGCCCGACAGTCGTCGCCACATCGTGACCGCGTGGAACCCGGGCGAAGTGGACGACATGGCGTTGCCGCCCTGTCACGCCATGTTCCAGTTCTTCGTGCAGGACGGCACGTTGAGCTGTCAGTTGTATCAGCGCAGCGCCGATTTGTTTCTGGGTGTGCCGTTCAACATCGCGTCGTACGCGCTGCTGACGATGATGGTGGCGCAGGTGACAGGCCTCACGCCCGGCACGTTCGTACACACATTTGGCGATTTGCACCTGTACAGCAATCACCTGGAACAGGCTCGGCTGCAGCTTGGCCGTGCGCCGCGCGCGCTCCCGCAGATGCACATCAACCCCGCGGTGACGAACATCCACGATTTCGTGTTCGAGGATTTCGCACTCGTGGGTTACGATCCGCATCCAGCCATCTCGGCGCCCATCGCGGTTTAG
- a CDS encoding dihydrofolate reductase: MKQFKAIAAMSENRVIGNGPKIPWHLPEDFKFFKAMTTGHVVVMGRTTFESIGRPLPNRETIIVSRSGYTYPGVRTVSSLDTIDVNADERDVFICGGAQIYALALPHCSDLYLTHVKRVVEGDVFFPPFEARFSPGTTLITTPEFDIVHYQRSDRNTAPASGAAPVLTN, from the coding sequence ATGAAGCAGTTCAAGGCGATTGCCGCGATGTCGGAGAATCGCGTCATCGGCAACGGGCCGAAGATTCCGTGGCACCTGCCAGAGGACTTCAAGTTCTTCAAGGCGATGACCACCGGCCATGTGGTCGTCATGGGGCGCACGACATTCGAGTCGATCGGGCGCCCGCTGCCCAATCGCGAGACCATCATTGTGAGTCGTAGCGGCTACACGTACCCTGGCGTGCGCACCGTGTCGAGTCTCGACACCATCGACGTGAACGCGGATGAGCGTGACGTATTCATTTGTGGGGGTGCGCAGATCTATGCGCTGGCCTTGCCGCACTGCTCGGACTTGTATCTCACGCATGTGAAGCGTGTGGTTGAGGGCGATGTGTTCTTTCCGCCGTTTGAAGCGCGCTTTTCGCCTGGGACCACGCTGATCACCACGCCCGAGTTCGACATCGTACACTATCAGCGCTCAGACCGGAACACCGCGCCGGCATCAGGCGCAGCGCCGGTGCTCACGAACTGA
- a CDS encoding phosphotransferase, with amino-acid sequence MTENSLALDTEPQTAPFATFPDAIRAPANDAIRHAFPDGVLQSVDRVNNGMSGALVYRLRVDDRALVLRIPQPGSSSRDVHRQLLCMQVAAGSDVAPPVFYANADTGVSLSAFVAPPVRPVPRDAAQLGQLLRALHGGPPFPVHRTAFEAIDGAVIHLAQSGIVLPSLLQEVLAAYEQIKRVITPHLTLAPCHNDLNPGNVLQDGTRQWLVDWDSACMNDPMFDVASTIHWFRLDDSRERDLLRAYFDRTPAAHELAKLELMKQVAWCYYMLVFLLISLPDGGVGAMHAVDRDRLMSFADFVDGIGRGEQHLHQADTRRHLSLVLGHSALKAMRRKEFTEALARLSS; translated from the coding sequence ATGACCGAAAACTCCCTGGCGTTGGACACTGAGCCGCAGACTGCGCCATTCGCCACGTTTCCCGACGCCATTCGAGCGCCAGCCAACGATGCGATTCGTCATGCGTTTCCCGACGGGGTGCTCCAGTCGGTTGACCGCGTGAACAACGGCATGTCTGGCGCGCTGGTGTATCGGCTGCGCGTGGACGATCGCGCGCTGGTGCTACGTATTCCGCAGCCGGGATCGTCGTCCCGCGACGTGCATCGGCAACTCCTATGCATGCAGGTTGCGGCTGGCAGCGACGTCGCGCCACCCGTGTTCTACGCCAATGCCGACACCGGTGTCAGTCTCAGCGCCTTCGTCGCGCCGCCCGTGCGTCCGGTGCCACGCGACGCCGCGCAGCTGGGGCAGCTGTTGCGTGCGTTGCACGGTGGTCCGCCATTTCCGGTGCACCGCACCGCCTTCGAGGCCATCGACGGCGCCGTGATTCACCTCGCGCAGTCGGGCATCGTGCTGCCATCGTTGCTGCAGGAGGTGCTGGCGGCGTACGAGCAGATCAAGCGGGTTATCACGCCGCATCTGACGCTGGCACCGTGCCACAACGATCTCAATCCGGGCAACGTCTTGCAGGACGGCACGCGCCAATGGCTGGTGGACTGGGACAGCGCCTGCATGAACGATCCGATGTTCGACGTGGCCAGCACCATCCACTGGTTTCGCCTGGATGATTCGCGAGAGCGCGACTTGTTGCGGGCATACTTCGATCGCACGCCAGCCGCCCATGAGCTGGCGAAGCTGGAACTCATGAAGCAGGTGGCGTGGTGCTATTACATGCTGGTCTTCCTGCTCATTTCCCTGCCGGACGGCGGCGTGGGCGCGATGCATGCGGTCGATCGCGACCGCCTGATGAGTTTCGCAGACTTTGTTGACGGCATCGGTCGCGGTGAACAGCATCTGCACCAGGCAGACACTCGACGGCATTTGAGTCTGGTGCTCGGCCACTCGGCGCTCAAGGCAATGCGCCGCAAGGAATTCACGGAGGCATTGGCGCGACTCAGTTCGTGA